One window from the genome of Polynucleobacter sp. MWH-Svant-W18 encodes:
- the glmU gene encoding bifunctional UDP-N-acetylglucosamine diphosphorylase/glucosamine-1-phosphate N-acetyltransferase GlmU, with amino-acid sequence MNIVILAAGQGKRMKSALPKVLQTLAGKPLLQYVLDTALSLQGKQSKTGPIVVVGHGAVDVKDFLLNLSKEDSRFAKVTTALQAEQKGTGHALLQALSKLDVQEPTLVLYGDVPLTGKDTLSKLLKLADGVRGQDAALALLTQHLANPTGYGRIVRDTDGSVAAIVEEKDATSAQKSIQEINTGIMVLPTNALKRWLKALRASNAQGEYYLTDVIAMAVKDGVPIRTTQATHEFETVGVNSRDQLAALERAHQLHIATQLMAAGVSLSDPARIDVRGTLECGTDVFIDVGCIFEGDVSLAAGTKIGPYCVIRNSVLGKDVIVNAYSHIDGAKVGNQSIIGPYARLRPGADLANDVHIGNFVEVKNSKIAANSKANHLAYVGDSIVGSRVNIGAGTITCNYDGVNKHQTIIEDDVFIGSDTQLVAPVRVGRGATLGAGTTLTKDAPANQLTVSRARQVSLQWQRPVKQVKKPVAKKAVAKKVLVKKAVVKKTVKGKK; translated from the coding sequence ATGAATATCGTCATATTGGCTGCTGGGCAAGGAAAGCGGATGAAATCCGCCTTGCCCAAGGTTCTGCAAACTCTGGCAGGTAAGCCCCTGCTTCAGTATGTCCTCGACACCGCATTATCTTTACAGGGCAAGCAGTCTAAAACAGGACCCATCGTTGTCGTTGGACATGGTGCTGTTGACGTTAAAGACTTTCTGCTCAATCTGAGCAAAGAAGATTCCAGATTTGCCAAAGTGACTACTGCACTTCAAGCTGAGCAGAAGGGAACTGGACATGCACTATTACAGGCACTATCAAAACTTGATGTCCAAGAGCCCACTTTAGTTCTGTATGGCGATGTGCCGCTGACTGGTAAAGATACTCTGAGCAAGTTGCTTAAATTAGCCGATGGTGTCCGTGGTCAAGATGCTGCTTTGGCTTTGCTGACACAGCATCTTGCAAACCCTACTGGCTACGGCCGCATTGTGCGCGATACCGATGGTTCTGTTGCAGCAATCGTTGAAGAGAAAGATGCTACATCTGCACAAAAAAGTATTCAAGAAATTAATACCGGCATTATGGTGCTGCCTACCAATGCATTAAAGAGGTGGCTTAAAGCATTGCGTGCTAGCAATGCGCAAGGTGAGTACTACTTAACGGATGTGATTGCGATGGCGGTTAAAGATGGTGTGCCAATTCGTACAACACAAGCCACTCATGAGTTTGAAACTGTTGGAGTAAACAGCCGCGATCAATTGGCCGCTTTAGAGCGAGCTCATCAATTGCATATTGCTACTCAGTTAATGGCTGCCGGTGTATCCCTTTCTGATCCTGCACGTATTGATGTACGTGGCACCTTGGAATGTGGCACAGATGTTTTTATTGATGTGGGCTGCATCTTTGAGGGCGACGTCTCTTTGGCAGCTGGTACAAAAATTGGGCCCTACTGCGTGATTCGTAATAGCGTACTTGGTAAAGATGTTATCGTAAATGCCTATAGCCATATTGACGGTGCCAAAGTTGGTAACCAATCCATTATTGGCCCTTATGCACGTTTACGCCCAGGAGCAGATCTGGCTAACGATGTTCATATTGGTAACTTCGTAGAAGTGAAGAACAGCAAGATCGCAGCAAACAGTAAGGCAAATCATTTAGCCTATGTTGGCGATTCCATTGTCGGTTCCAGAGTCAATATCGGAGCTGGCACAATTACTTGTAACTATGATGGTGTCAATAAACATCAGACCATTATTGAAGATGATGTTTTTATTGGTTCTGATACCCAATTGGTTGCACCAGTTCGTGTAGGCCGTGGAGCCACACTAGGCGCAGGAACCACCTTAACTAAAGATGCACCTGCCAATCAGTTGACAGTATCCAGAGCTCGGCAAGTTTCTTTGCAATGGCAGCGCCCTGTAAAGCAAGTCAAGAAGCCTGTGGCGAAAAAAGCGGTTGCTAAAAAAGTACTCGTCAAGAAAGCAGTTGTTAAAAAAACTGTAAAAGGTAAAAAATAA
- the ttcA gene encoding tRNA 2-thiocytidine(32) synthetase TtcA — MGDIRKVVFEENKLEKKLCRLVGQAIGDFGMIEDGDKVMVCVSGGKDSYALLDILMKLRERAPINFEIVAVNLDQKQPNFPAETLPNYLKGLGVQFHIEEQDTYSIVKRVIPEGKTTCGLCSRLRRGILYRVADELGATKIALGHHRDDILETLMLNMFYAGKLKGMPPKLRSDDGKHIVIRPLAYVPEKLLERYAVDMNFPIIPCDLCGSQPNLQRQVMKEMLRDWEKKHPGRVENLFRSMHHIVPSHLMDGEAFDFQNLEISTELSGIAARSSGDKAIDEAELDELACGTLIQGTYNPPL; from the coding sequence ATGGGCGATATTCGTAAAGTTGTCTTTGAAGAAAACAAGCTAGAGAAAAAACTCTGTCGCTTGGTAGGTCAGGCTATTGGTGACTTTGGCATGATTGAAGATGGCGATAAGGTAATGGTGTGTGTATCTGGCGGCAAGGATAGTTACGCCCTGCTCGATATCTTGATGAAGTTGCGTGAGCGAGCACCGATTAACTTCGAAATTGTTGCGGTAAATCTAGATCAAAAACAGCCAAACTTTCCAGCAGAAACTTTGCCAAATTATTTAAAGGGCTTAGGCGTACAATTTCATATTGAAGAGCAAGATACCTACAGTATTGTGAAGCGCGTGATCCCTGAGGGTAAAACAACTTGTGGATTATGTTCGCGTTTACGTCGGGGCATTTTGTATCGTGTTGCCGATGAATTGGGTGCAACTAAGATTGCTTTAGGTCACCATCGTGACGATATCCTAGAAACATTGATGCTCAATATGTTTTATGCAGGCAAGTTAAAAGGCATGCCCCCGAAGTTACGTTCAGATGATGGCAAGCATATTGTGATTCGTCCATTAGCTTATGTGCCTGAGAAGCTATTAGAGCGCTATGCGGTCGATATGAATTTCCCCATCATTCCATGTGATTTATGCGGCAGTCAGCCCAATCTTCAACGCCAGGTGATGAAAGAAATGCTTCGCGACTGGGAAAAGAAGCATCCTGGGCGGGTTGAAAATCTCTTTCGCTCCATGCATCACATCGTGCCCTCCCATTTAATGGATGGCGAAGCGTTTGACTTCCAAAATTTAGAGATTTCCACAGAGCTATCCGGAATTGCCGCTAGGTCATCTGGAGATAAGGCGATTGATGAGGCTGAATTGGATGAATTGGCTTGTGGAACCCTCATACAGGGGACTTATAATCCCCCTTTATGA
- a CDS encoding dihydroneopterin aldolase → MHAILSHPALIDCRRLFLRDYEIYINIGVHDFEKKAEQRVILNVDLYIPLGMNTPANDQLDEVVDYDFMRETIKALASKGHIQLQETFCDDITAAMLLHPKVLAARVSTAKPDVYPDCHSVGVEVFRIKQA, encoded by the coding sequence ATGCACGCCATTCTTTCTCATCCTGCACTCATCGATTGCCGCCGATTATTTTTGCGTGACTATGAAATTTATATCAATATCGGTGTTCATGATTTTGAGAAAAAGGCAGAGCAACGCGTCATTCTGAACGTAGATCTATATATTCCGTTGGGCATGAATACGCCAGCGAATGATCAATTAGATGAAGTGGTTGATTACGATTTTATGCGTGAAACAATCAAGGCTTTAGCCTCCAAGGGCCATATTCAACTGCAAGAAACCTTTTGTGACGACATTACAGCAGCTATGCTGCTACATCCAAAGGTATTGGCTGCGCGAGTCAGTACAGCCAAGCCTGACGTTTATCCCGACTGTCATTCAGTGGGTGTTGAAGTATTTCGGATTAAGCAAGCATAA
- a CDS encoding SDR family oxidoreductase, with amino-acid sequence MNTPLSQQHKAVLVTGAAKRLGREIALEFARQGWDVAVHYGQSEQEAQETVKEIGRLGVKAQAFQADLADEAATKKLFASVREQFPHLHCLVNSASIFEYDRANSKVPLSAKSLQDHMQVNLAAPILLSQLMFEHHKNSAGKTEAEFLPSVIQLLDQKLINLNPDYLSYTLSKAALATSIEMLALDFAPHLRVVGLAPGISLPSGDQTEEGFIKAHQMTPLGKSSTPADVAKATVFLSLANAITGTTLYVDGGQHLLPSSRDVMFKTN; translated from the coding sequence TTGAACACACCCTTATCTCAGCAACATAAAGCAGTTTTAGTGACTGGCGCCGCCAAGCGCCTGGGTCGAGAAATTGCTTTGGAATTTGCGCGTCAAGGCTGGGATGTCGCTGTCCATTATGGGCAATCTGAGCAAGAGGCTCAGGAAACAGTCAAGGAAATTGGGCGCTTGGGGGTTAAAGCACAGGCCTTCCAGGCCGATTTAGCCGATGAGGCAGCTACTAAAAAGCTATTTGCATCCGTTAGAGAGCAATTTCCCCATCTGCATTGCTTAGTGAATAGCGCTTCTATTTTTGAATATGATCGTGCGAATTCTAAAGTGCCTTTAAGCGCTAAAAGTTTGCAAGACCATATGCAGGTGAATTTGGCAGCACCGATCTTGTTATCTCAATTGATGTTCGAACATCATAAAAATAGTGCAGGTAAAACTGAAGCCGAATTTCTTCCGTCTGTGATTCAACTACTTGATCAAAAGTTGATTAATCTCAATCCTGATTATTTGTCTTACACCTTATCTAAAGCTGCATTAGCGACCTCTATCGAAATGCTAGCGCTCGACTTTGCGCCTCACCTGCGTGTAGTGGGTCTAGCCCCCGGAATATCCTTACCATCTGGCGACCAAACCGAAGAGGGCTTTATTAAAGCCCATCAAATGACACCGTTGGGCAAGTCGTCAACCCCTGCCGATGTGGCTAAAGCAACTGTATTTTTATCTCTGGCCAATGCCATTACAGGAACCACTTTGTATGTAGATGGTGGCCAACATTTATTACCTTCATCACGTGATGTGATGTTCAAAACTAATTAA
- a CDS encoding class I SAM-dependent methyltransferase produces the protein MDITLTSLETEHSALLKAKIAEQIASEGGWLPFSRYMEMALYEPGMGYYSAGAHKLGSGGDFTTAPELSSLFGSAICSTLLPVLEGLQEKGLPTQILEFGAGTGKLAASILSRLKDLGFNLDRYDIIEISPDLAQRQQERIGGLVKNLHISTECNWLSKLPTDFKGIILANEVIDAIPCDVIIYQNGFWYSYGVALEHDQLIWKSGSPVAQDLIPESLLTRNFSEGYVTELHAPANAWMRQVAKQLHTGLFLTLDYGFPENEYYHPQRLEGTLMAHHRHHAIQDPFHLPGLCDVTTHVEWSQIARSALAEDADDVYLTNQAAYLLDAGIGDIALELGDPSDPETFLPISNSLQKLLSEAEMGELFKAFAFSKRLEDILPGYTLEDLPGLRGRNRL, from the coding sequence ATGGATATTACCTTGACCAGCCTTGAAACGGAGCATAGCGCCCTACTCAAGGCCAAAATAGCCGAGCAAATTGCTTCGGAGGGCGGCTGGCTGCCATTTTCCCGCTATATGGAGATGGCGCTTTATGAGCCTGGCATGGGCTATTACAGTGCTGGGGCTCATAAATTAGGCTCCGGTGGAGATTTCACCACAGCCCCTGAGTTGAGCTCCTTATTTGGCTCTGCTATCTGCTCCACCCTCTTACCGGTTCTTGAGGGCCTCCAAGAAAAAGGCTTGCCCACCCAAATTCTTGAATTTGGTGCCGGAACAGGAAAGCTTGCCGCCTCAATTCTGAGTCGCCTAAAGGATCTGGGTTTTAACTTGGATCGTTACGACATCATCGAGATTTCACCAGACCTAGCGCAGCGGCAACAAGAACGCATTGGTGGCCTTGTGAAGAATCTCCATATATCGACAGAATGCAATTGGCTTAGTAAATTGCCAACAGATTTCAAAGGCATCATTCTCGCGAATGAAGTCATTGATGCCATTCCTTGCGATGTCATCATTTATCAAAATGGATTTTGGTACTCGTATGGGGTAGCACTTGAACACGATCAATTAATTTGGAAGTCAGGATCCCCCGTAGCCCAGGATTTAATTCCTGAAAGCTTATTAACTAGAAACTTTTCAGAAGGCTACGTCACTGAATTACATGCCCCGGCTAATGCATGGATGAGGCAAGTTGCAAAGCAATTGCATACCGGTTTATTTCTAACATTGGATTACGGATTCCCAGAGAATGAGTACTACCACCCACAAAGGCTAGAGGGTACTTTGATGGCGCACCACCGTCATCATGCAATTCAAGATCCATTTCATCTTCCGGGCCTATGTGATGTAACAACCCATGTTGAATGGTCACAGATTGCACGCAGTGCACTTGCAGAGGATGCGGATGACGTATATCTCACCAATCAAGCAGCCTATCTTTTGGATGCTGGTATTGGAGATATTGCATTAGAGCTTGGAGATCCAAGCGATCCAGAAACTTTTCTACCTATTTCAAACTCGCTACAAAAATTACTCTCTGAAGCAGAGATGGGCGAGTTATTTAAGGCATTTGCCTTCTCCAAAAGACTTGAAGATATATTGCCAGGTTATACCTTAGAGGATTTACCAGGCCTTAGAGGTAGAAATCGACTTTAG
- a CDS encoding polynucleotide adenylyltransferase, with product MKIYAVGGAIRDTLMGLPVHDIDYVVVGSSVDEMIAKGFRPVGKDFPVFLHPDTQAEYALARTERKTGQGYKGFHFYADPSVTLEQDLERRDLTINAMAQEVGADGKQFGPIIDPYNGQEDLAAKIFRHVSDAFAEDPLRLLRIARFAARFPEFRVADATMTALKAIVQSGELNALSAERIWQELARGLVASKPIHLFQVLLNTGAAKTILPASLGTSLAEELFREELITHYESASNNLEERCAITLMHLPVSEIRSWADGVRMPIEVRDFCEIFAQLRDVMNQFPNGKFQAVDILAWFNRADIWRKPDRGLALLNLGQKLGMPVSSFIAAMRNAQAINTAEIIAGIGAQDRSNGERIGSAFESARLAAIAQALQV from the coding sequence ATGAAAATCTATGCAGTTGGTGGTGCGATAAGGGATACCTTGATGGGTTTGCCGGTGCACGATATCGACTATGTAGTGGTTGGCTCTAGCGTTGATGAAATGATTGCAAAAGGCTTTCGGCCAGTGGGTAAGGACTTCCCAGTTTTTTTACATCCAGATACTCAAGCAGAATATGCCTTGGCACGTACTGAGCGGAAAACAGGACAGGGTTATAAAGGCTTTCATTTTTATGCAGATCCCTCAGTCACACTAGAGCAGGATTTAGAGCGACGTGATTTAACCATCAATGCCATGGCGCAAGAAGTCGGTGCTGATGGCAAACAGTTTGGCCCCATCATTGATCCGTATAACGGTCAAGAAGATTTGGCTGCAAAGATATTTCGCCATGTATCCGATGCATTTGCTGAGGATCCCTTGCGTTTATTGCGTATAGCCCGCTTTGCTGCTCGTTTCCCAGAGTTTAGAGTTGCAGACGCGACAATGACTGCATTAAAAGCGATTGTTCAGTCTGGTGAACTAAATGCACTATCCGCTGAGCGCATCTGGCAGGAGCTTGCCAGAGGTTTGGTTGCCTCTAAACCGATACATCTCTTTCAGGTATTACTCAATACCGGAGCAGCGAAGACCATATTGCCAGCAAGCCTTGGGACAAGCCTTGCGGAAGAATTATTTCGTGAAGAATTGATTACACATTATGAATCAGCTAGTAATAACTTAGAGGAGCGATGCGCTATCACTCTGATGCATTTGCCAGTGAGTGAAATTCGTTCGTGGGCTGATGGTGTTCGTATGCCGATTGAAGTACGTGACTTCTGCGAGATCTTTGCACAATTGCGCGATGTGATGAATCAGTTTCCCAATGGCAAATTTCAAGCAGTAGATATTTTGGCCTGGTTTAATCGTGCTGATATTTGGCGTAAACCTGATCGTGGCTTAGCGCTATTAAATCTTGGTCAAAAGCTTGGAATGCCGGTCTCATCTTTCATTGCGGCGATGCGCAATGCTCAAGCCATTAATACGGCAGAAATTATTGCCGGTATCGGGGCTCAGGATCGCTCAAATGGCGAGCGTATTGGGAGCGCATTTGAGAGTGCAAGACTTGCCGCCATCGCTCAGGCGCTGCAAGTCTAA
- a CDS encoding complex I NDUFA9 subunit family protein: MKYDILLIGGNGFVGRVLAAQLQAQGYSVLLPTSHLAAGRELRMLPKVHLEDTDIHDFDELQALCARIHPYGAVINLVGVLHDKPARPYGKIFKAAHVDLPKNIITAMQLHGLKRYLHMSALGADSNGPSMYQRSKGDGEAAVKASDLDWTIFRPSVIFGAQDQFINLFAKLTKALPAMPLANYDAQFQPVSVDDVASAFVMALKMPQTIRHSYDLVGPTVYTMKEIVEFAARKAKTSCAIIPVPAFVGYLQALAFEFLPGPTLMSRDNIASMQLPNILPVNGVDALSAVFGMSRRTLEGMK, encoded by the coding sequence ATGAAATACGACATTCTTCTTATTGGTGGTAATGGTTTTGTGGGTCGCGTCTTGGCTGCACAGTTGCAGGCGCAGGGATATTCCGTGCTCTTGCCCACTAGCCATTTGGCTGCGGGCCGTGAATTAAGAATGCTCCCTAAAGTGCATCTTGAAGATACTGACATACATGATTTTGATGAGCTTCAGGCTTTGTGTGCTCGTATTCATCCATATGGCGCAGTCATTAATTTAGTGGGTGTTTTGCACGATAAGCCCGCTAGGCCTTATGGAAAAATCTTCAAGGCAGCGCATGTAGATTTACCTAAAAATATTATTACTGCGATGCAATTGCACGGGCTAAAGCGCTACCTGCATATGAGTGCTTTGGGTGCAGACTCCAATGGACCGTCCATGTATCAACGCAGCAAGGGGGATGGGGAAGCGGCAGTAAAAGCAAGCGATTTAGATTGGACTATCTTTAGGCCCTCAGTTATCTTTGGTGCGCAAGATCAATTTATCAATCTCTTTGCAAAGCTTACTAAGGCACTTCCAGCAATGCCTTTGGCAAATTATGACGCTCAGTTTCAGCCGGTGAGCGTGGATGATGTTGCAAGCGCTTTTGTGATGGCGCTAAAAATGCCGCAAACAATTCGTCACTCCTATGACTTGGTTGGACCAACGGTTTACACCATGAAAGAGATTGTCGAGTTTGCAGCCCGTAAGGCTAAGACCTCTTGTGCAATTATTCCGGTGCCAGCATTTGTTGGCTATCTACAAGCCTTGGCTTTTGAGTTTTTGCCTGGACCCACTTTGATGTCTCGTGACAATATTGCCTCAATGCAATTGCCTAATATCTTGCCAGTAAATGGAGTTGATGCATTAAGTGCAGTATTTGGAATGAGTCGGCGAACTCTAGAGGGCATGAAGTAA
- a CDS encoding lytic transglycosylase domain-containing protein, whose amino-acid sequence MLKSALPQWTKILFLGLALAMPSAFAEKSKKPSLPKSYESKAAPVEISDTDRMFIDLREAAKKNDVFRTQQLSSNLAGYPFDDYVAYFRIKPQLFDSGGGARSDYSADAQVVAFLNQYQGTALADRMRNDWLLVLGKRKDWARFDAEYAKFVLDDDTQVKCYSLLSKLSQGENPTKLAIDARAVLLDPSYFGQACQELVPSLVAAGGMTPSEAKAIGRAASEKGYDTMARRLGGEDPIAEIVKAAIADPSKAYRDFQQSSSRYSKENQAVAWGVIGQFLAKKLDPNADDAYRLQQELGYNELLSAETQEWKVRAGLRAKDWALVKNAIDGMNPAVRNRDPAWTYWYGRALKAEGQDTKAKESFELIAEQYNFYGQLAREELGKSNHAPSRTKATEQEIDAMATRKGFVRGERLYAMNLRFEGNREWNWELRNMTDRQLIAAAEYAKRIGLYDRVVNTADRTKQEHDFSLRYPTPYREELSPIAKQIDLNLAWAYGLIRQESRFIMNASSSVGASGLMQVMPNTAKYVAKKIGMANYTNDKLSDTNTNLTLGSNYLNMVLIDLDGSWVLASAAYNAGPSRSKAWREKLSGPTEGAIFAETIPFNETRTYVKNVLSNANYYSSVMNGQQQSLKQRLGVIAPKAATQSDLP is encoded by the coding sequence ATGCTAAAAAGCGCTCTCCCTCAATGGACCAAGATTTTGTTCCTAGGGCTAGCCTTAGCCATGCCTAGCGCTTTTGCAGAAAAATCTAAAAAACCTAGCCTACCTAAATCCTATGAAAGCAAAGCTGCCCCTGTTGAGATTAGTGATACAGATCGGATGTTTATTGATTTGCGTGAAGCCGCCAAGAAAAACGATGTATTTCGTACGCAGCAACTTTCATCTAATCTAGCAGGTTACCCATTTGATGACTATGTAGCCTATTTTCGGATTAAGCCTCAATTATTTGACAGTGGCGGCGGGGCTCGAAGTGATTACAGCGCAGATGCCCAAGTAGTTGCATTCTTAAATCAGTACCAAGGTACAGCATTGGCTGACCGTATGCGCAATGATTGGCTACTGGTATTGGGCAAGCGTAAGGACTGGGCGCGCTTTGATGCAGAGTACGCCAAATTTGTACTCGATGACGATACGCAAGTGAAATGCTATTCATTGCTGTCAAAGTTATCTCAGGGAGAGAATCCAACCAAATTGGCAATCGATGCTCGCGCTGTTTTATTGGACCCCAGTTATTTCGGGCAGGCTTGCCAAGAGTTGGTTCCATCGCTAGTCGCTGCTGGCGGTATGACGCCGAGTGAGGCCAAGGCCATTGGCCGCGCTGCGAGTGAAAAAGGGTACGACACCATGGCACGTCGTTTGGGTGGCGAAGATCCTATTGCGGAGATTGTGAAAGCTGCTATAGCGGATCCCTCTAAGGCATATCGTGACTTTCAACAAAGTTCATCGCGCTACAGTAAAGAAAATCAGGCTGTAGCCTGGGGAGTGATCGGTCAATTCTTGGCAAAGAAGCTAGATCCCAATGCGGATGACGCTTATCGTTTGCAACAGGAGCTTGGCTATAACGAACTGCTCTCTGCTGAGACCCAAGAGTGGAAAGTGCGAGCAGGCTTACGCGCCAAAGATTGGGCCTTAGTAAAAAACGCAATTGATGGCATGAATCCAGCAGTGCGTAACCGCGACCCTGCTTGGACTTACTGGTATGGGCGCGCCTTAAAGGCCGAAGGCCAAGATACAAAAGCAAAAGAAAGCTTTGAGCTGATTGCAGAGCAATATAACTTTTATGGCCAATTAGCACGAGAAGAGCTGGGTAAATCCAATCATGCGCCATCTCGAACAAAGGCGACCGAACAAGAGATTGATGCGATGGCTACGCGTAAGGGCTTTGTTCGAGGCGAACGTTTGTATGCCATGAATTTACGCTTTGAAGGAAACCGAGAATGGAATTGGGAATTGCGGAATATGACCGACAGGCAATTAATTGCAGCTGCTGAATACGCTAAGCGCATTGGTTTATATGACCGTGTAGTCAATACTGCTGACCGGACAAAACAGGAGCATGATTTTTCTTTGCGCTATCCAACACCATATCGCGAAGAACTTTCCCCAATTGCAAAACAAATCGATTTAAATCTTGCCTGGGCTTATGGGTTGATTCGTCAAGAGTCGCGGTTCATCATGAATGCTTCATCTTCTGTTGGGGCTTCGGGTTTGATGCAAGTGATGCCTAATACCGCAAAGTATGTTGCTAAAAAGATTGGCATGGCCAATTACACCAACGATAAATTAAGTGACACAAATACAAACCTCACTTTGGGTAGTAACTATCTCAATATGGTGTTGATAGACCTAGACGGTTCTTGGGTGCTGGCATCAGCTGCTTATAACGCCGGGCCTTCTCGCTCCAAGGCATGGCGTGAGAAGTTGTCCGGGCCCACCGAGGGGGCTATCTTTGCCGAAACTATTCCCTTTAATGAGACGCGTACTTATGTCAAGAATGTACTTTCCAATGCAAATTACTATTCATCAGTAATGAATGGTCAGCAACAATCTTTAAAGCAGCGCTTGGGAGTCATTGCACCAAAAGCGGCTACCCAATCTGATTTACCTTAA
- a CDS encoding 5-formyltetrahydrofolate cyclo-ligase codes for MDDMHGNSPKSLRQDLLRQRTEYAARPDYAQTQKRLIDTLNQFLVSNGKSLKTIALYWPIQDELDLRETLISWATTNPGHKMALPFARPDKHLDFYEWQNGDDLSPSKHGVPEPIPTNSQRPAIDPDCILIPCVGWSSSSENGKTHYWRLGYGGGYFDRTLAALREKNPKLICIGIGFDWQKLNDSQWSAQTHDEPLDMLLTESGLLR; via the coding sequence ATGGACGATATGCACGGTAATTCTCCAAAATCTCTTCGTCAAGATTTATTAAGGCAGCGCACAGAATATGCCGCTCGGCCTGATTACGCCCAGACTCAAAAGCGGCTTATTGACACCCTAAATCAGTTTCTAGTTAGCAATGGTAAATCCCTAAAAACGATTGCCCTGTATTGGCCAATTCAGGATGAGCTAGATTTACGGGAAACACTCATTTCTTGGGCTACTACTAACCCTGGCCACAAAATGGCTCTGCCTTTTGCTCGCCCAGACAAGCACCTGGATTTCTACGAGTGGCAGAATGGGGATGATCTGAGTCCCAGTAAGCATGGAGTTCCTGAGCCTATTCCCACCAATTCCCAAAGGCCTGCAATTGATCCCGATTGCATCTTAATTCCTTGCGTTGGATGGTCTAGCTCAAGCGAGAATGGCAAAACGCATTATTGGCGTCTTGGCTACGGTGGTGGATATTTTGATCGCACCCTTGCAGCTCTGAGAGAAAAAAATCCCAAGCTAATTTGCATTGGGATTGGATTTGATTGGCAAAAACTTAATGATAGCCAGTGGTCAGCTCAAACTCATGATGAACCTTTAGATATGCTCCTCACCGAATCAGGCTTACTTCGCTAA
- the metF gene encoding methylenetetrahydrofolate reductase [NAD(P)H], translating to MELSVEFFPPKTPEGENKLHLVRERFSEMLKPSFYSVTFGAGGSTQSGTLKVVSDIHAAGATVAPHLSCVGSSRESVREMLKQYQALGIKRIVALRGDLPSGMGQYGEFHHANELVEFIRAETGDWFHIDVAAYPECHPQAKSPASDVHFFVQKMKAGADSAVTQYFYNTDAYFRFVDEAYDLGVTQPVIAGIMPITNSSQLLRFSDACGAEIPRWIRLRLQSYGDDIASIRAFGEEVVTDLCDQLLTAGAPGLHFYSLNQADAVLAIAENLDLAK from the coding sequence ATGGAATTAAGCGTCGAATTCTTTCCTCCAAAAACACCTGAAGGTGAGAATAAGCTACACCTTGTGCGAGAGCGTTTCAGCGAAATGCTGAAGCCTTCGTTTTACTCCGTGACTTTTGGTGCTGGCGGCTCTACTCAGTCTGGCACCTTAAAGGTGGTGAGTGATATTCATGCAGCAGGCGCTACAGTTGCGCCTCACTTGTCTTGCGTTGGTAGCTCACGTGAAAGTGTGCGTGAAATGTTGAAGCAGTATCAAGCATTGGGCATAAAGCGAATTGTTGCTTTGCGCGGCGATTTGCCGTCAGGCATGGGTCAGTATGGCGAGTTTCACCATGCGAATGAGTTGGTCGAATTTATCCGTGCAGAAACAGGTGATTGGTTTCATATTGATGTCGCTGCTTACCCGGAATGTCATCCACAAGCCAAATCTCCTGCAAGCGATGTGCATTTCTTTGTGCAGAAGATGAAGGCGGGCGCAGATTCTGCCGTGACTCAGTATTTTTACAACACTGATGCCTATTTCCGCTTTGTGGATGAAGCCTATGACTTAGGGGTTACACAGCCAGTTATTGCGGGCATCATGCCAATTACCAATAGCAGTCAGTTATTGCGTTTTTCGGATGCTTGTGGCGCTGAGATCCCGCGTTGGATTCGTTTGCGTTTGCAGTCTTACGGCGATGATATTGCCTCTATTCGTGCTTTTGGTGAAGAAGTAGTCACCGATTTGTGCGACCAACTCTTAACTGCTGGCGCGCCAGGTTTGCATTTCTATTCCCTGAATCAAGCAGATGCTGTTTTGGCAATTGCAGAAAACTTGGATTTAGCGAAGTAA